The Aedes albopictus strain Foshan chromosome 1, AalbF5, whole genome shotgun sequence genomic interval ggtcaATCGCCTGgaggatacctgaagaaattcctagagaaatcgatagaggaatccttataggaaattctgaaggaatacctggaggctgTCATGCAGgcctcccttgagaaattcctgaacttggagcaatccctgaaagatttcctagaggaatccgttgagaaattcctggtggaatctctagaagaattctgggaggaactttCGATGCaacccctagatgaattcctgaagaaatcgctagaggaattcttgaaggaatttctggaacaatttccgaagtaatacctgaaggattttctagtggcatcccttgagaaattcctggatagatgtctggagcaatccctggaagaattcctagagcaatctctggaggaatctctagaggaattctggaaggaatccctgaaataattctaattTAGCAATCCTTagttgaattcctagagaaatcactagGCACTaggagatttcttgaaggaatccctggagaaatttctgaaggaatacctgaaggatttcctgaagacatcccttgcgaaattcttggaaagatgcctgaagcaatcccgggaagaactcctagattagtctctggagtaatctctaggagaattctgggaggaatctctgaaagaattccttgagcaatccgtagatgaattcctagaaaaatcgctagaagaattcatgaaggaatctctgcaacaatttttgaaggaatacatgaacgatttcctggaggcattccttgagaaattcctggacggatgCCTAGAGCAAGCAACTCCTTgtggaatctccagaggtattctgggaggagtccctggaagaattcctggagtaatcttaaGATGAgttcctagagaagtccctggaggaatccctagatgaatccgTGCAGGCTTGACCCTACTAAAAAACCGcaagttattcgttcctgcttcgCCTAAGTACATGGCCCCCCAAAAACTAAGCATCAATGCTGTGAAATTACCACATACACAAGAACCAAACACGACGCGCCTTAAAAATGGGTGTTATATTTTCTTAACTTCTCTGTGTGCAATTGCTACCGCTCGTCTGGAATTCTTATCCAAGATAATGATACTAATAAGGAGGATAATAATAGTTTTATAATTAaccgtaataataataatagtaatacgCGTCGTCTACTGCTGCAAATGTATGCTGCTATGGGGTGTAATGCGTGCGCGCTAAACTTAGACCAAAGAAATCGCTATTCATCACGTTATACTGTAGAGGTCTCGGCACCGGAAAAGGATTCATCACCCCTTCCGATCACCGTGGTGGTGCAGTTGTTTGGCGTTTCACTAATTTAAATGCTTGGAAAGAGTTCTGAAAAATGCAATCCTAACAACAGTGAATGTTTGTGGTGTGATTTTATCGACCGAGTGATAGGTGATAAACGCGGTTCGAATCCGAATTTGCGATAAAGCCTGGGAACGGATTTCCGCCAGTAGTGTTTGTTTCTGCTGCCATATAAATCGTGCACAAAACGTATCCGTTAACTAATCGTTATAATTGACACTTCGAAATAAGAGCATCGTTGATATAACGTTTGCGCcacaaaaatagacaaaacaaaaCGACGTACCGTGTGATTTTAGTTGATAGATGGGACGTGATCGTTTCCCTTCAAGTTTTATCCCTCTCTTTTCCCGATTCTAAAGTATATAGTTTTCATTTTGCGATTCTGTAACAGTGTATAATTCAGCTTGTTTCGTTTTCTTATGTTTGCGTAATAGTGGAAGCGGAAGAGTTTCGTTTcttactttttgtttaattttgctGCGCATTGCCTTACTCCTTTTCATCGTTTCGTTTCTATTAAATCTACGATTCTAAAAATTGTCTACGATACTACTACTTGTCCAGAAGTAGCTTGGCCAATTTTATATCCAGTTTATAATGTCCCGTCCTCTGCGATAGTTTTTTTTCTACATGCGCTAAATTGTTTCAAAACCGAACAAAAAATCCCGATTGAACTCCTAAACACAATACTTTTTTTTGCTCCTTGGTTTTCTCGGAAAATGCTTTACAATTGCGTATTGATTTTGCAATACGAACGACACTAATACCTGTAGTAGTTTGGTTTGAAGGGACCGGCCTTGTTGAGGCCCATGTAGCGCGCCTGATCATCGGTCAATTCCGTTAGGTGTGCATCCAGCGTCGGTAGATGCAAACTGGCAACGTACTCGTCTGTCGAATAGCGGAAAAGCGGGTTAATATTATCAGATTCGTTAAGGAGATTTACAGCCCAAGTTCTGAAACATTTTGTTAAAAAGCTTAGCTTGAAAGACTAGAACATTTGCGGCGTATTTTATACACGGTTCAACAGAGTTTGTGAGCTCTGTCCTTGAAAATGTCATGAACTCATTATTGTCAAATGAAGGAAAGTCTTTCAGGCTGAAAAAACTTTTTCATCTATCTTACCCATCTTCTTCGGCAGCAGATACACGTCGGCCTTGTACCGTCCGGGCGGTGCGTTGAACAGCTCGATTAGTGCCAGCGCTTGGGTAGCGGCCGTGATCGACGCAACGAACGACGACACGCTTGAGCAAGACAGATTCACCAGCCGTCCCTCGGCCAGCAGGATGATTCGCTTCCCGTCGGGGCCAGGCCAAATGATGTGATCGACCTGGGAACGCATCTTCTCCCACTGCAGTTCCGAGGTTCGCAGACTGTTGACGTCGATCTCCGTGTTGGAATGGCCCATGTTGCACACGATGCAACCGTTCTTCATCTTGTCCATGTGCTCACGGGTCACCACGTTCTTGTTTCCGGTGCACGTGATCACGACGTCAACCGTCCTTATCACCTCGTTCAGCTTGACCACACGGAAGCCATCCATGCAGGCCTGCAGGGCACAAATCGGATCGATCTCCGTTACGTACACAATACAACCGAGCGCCTTCAGGGCTTGAGCACAACCTTTGCCGACTTCGCCGTAGCCGCACAGGACGACCTGCTTGCCACCGATCATAATATCCGTGGCGCGTTTCAAGCTGAAAGCAGAATTTATAATATTACAAACTCAACGGCAAAAGCTTAATTTTCAGTTTTTCAGATTCTAAAGCCAGCATAATTAAATCTTTGATTATTCTAAATTGTGTTCTTCAAATTTAAGGCATTTTTTTCCAATCAAGAGATTGAAACGTAGTTTTCTATAAACTTCTATAAACGTCTGTCTAGTCCGAATttgggagaccgaacagctaggtactggaggagtggaaggaaaagCTCATTCGGCCCATCTGCAAGAATGGTGACAAGTTgaagtgtgagaacttccgagcgatcacaactCTGAATGCCGCTAACCTATTGCAATTCAAGATtatcttccgttgtctgtcacctaaagtgaatgagtttgtgggaagttaccaagctggCTTCGTCGATGCGATGGCCGCTCGGCAACGGACAATATCTTCACCGTGcgacaaatcctccaaaaattccgtgaatatcaggtcccaacttaccacctgttcattgacttcaagtTGGCGTACGACAGTACGaccatggaaaatcatggacgaagacggcttctccgggaagcttaCTAGATGatgaaagcaacgatggacggtttaAATTTGTCTAGTTTGTTCGAATCTCaccagggactgcgacaaggtgatggactctcatgccgaatggatcttcacagtagaggATGCGTCGATAGAAAAGTTGCAGTCCAAATACACCCTAAACTACCGATTTGGTTTAATCAAACTAAGGAAAGCCacagatcaaccgactgccgctaccgccaatccgactggaaggccgacccaagagcaatCGGAGGAAGCCTCTGGTTCGGGCGAAgttagtaaatctcaccccaaaagcaTCATAAAGACTAGCCTGtccgcctctaaaggaaaagctcgaagcttTCATGCGACCTCCAACTCTAGTGGTACCAAGccaaaggtatctaaacagggcaaatgcggtgcaaaaagcgacagcttgaccacagaggcgaaactggcggATCAGGTTGCTACAGGGAAGACAAACGACCCAAACTGTAACACCAAACGACATCATAATGATCCACAACATCCAAAACCGGACAGTTGTCGTCCGGAAAAAGCGCGAACCCCAGAAATGGCGACTAAAGCActgcaagtgaacctccaccatgctgagaCCGCCACGGGTGTGCCCTGTCGGAGGTTCATCAAAGACAATTTAACCATGGCCCTCATTCCACAACACTCATataagttggtatatgatgacagtCAGCTTTCTTCTAGAGCGGCTATTTGATACCACCATATGGGAAAGTACcaatataaacaccagaggtgagtagTTGTTACAATTTATCTCTTCCgagaacattgacatttgtaatgttggtgacaagcccacgATTGTAAACTccattcgtcaggaagttttgaACTTATCTCTGTAGTCGGTGAATACctgataaaatttaaaaaaaaactggcaggtttctgaagaaatatcgatGCTAGAGCAtaaacacatcatcttcgaatgagaagggggtctaacgatagagaaaacgtttaaatatcctaagaaaactgattggAAATCCTACTCAACTATCCTACAATACGAGGAGAAcatcatacccaagtaaccagtaagcatttaaaatagcattccttcagcattatagtagcgtttacgacaaggcgtttaatgctaattagccgtatatgcgcctatagtgctacctcacagcaggttttggcaaaataacgggctgtcttagtgctattccttcaggaacgtcgtgacgaaatgtcaaagaagcgtaacgccttgtcgagcaaaaaaaaaaaaacaaaaatagattgacgtctgcttctcgttctctcagcctgcttccccgcttcatcgtccttccatattccagccggtgctaagtggaacttttttgctgatttttgtagtgatgtaggtttgaacttacgatccggagattgattaatcatatctgattcggattctgttgctcctgatccacgatgctaaagctgtcccggtggcgtgcgttgatttaatcgccaatataaagaatgactcGATGACgtttcagattcaacatccaaaacttgttttcattgagatatttcattgtggtagagcattacgatcccttcttttaaatatgtatctgtggaataagattgtttcttccctctttcaaacaatcctatgatccaccaaagcattcacctattcggcacatattctccgacgaaatgataaataattggtgattttttgatggacaagttcccaatccaatccagctgcagtaatcttttctttggtgcttttggatgagtaggggaaaatgaagaaacaaaaaagatgcacaaatttgtaaacagaagcataggctctgtagggcccatatagccgaggcggtaaacgcacgggtattcagcatgaccatgctgagggtgacgggttcgatccccgcactatggggcggctccatacaaagttatggccaaaaatatttttttggtttttccgctttttttgaaagtattctagtaagattagcataacattagtccaatttatgtattttcatcacGTCTGAATGGTGTTACTAGTATTTAATTCAGTTAGGAACTACTTATTCCTGAACAAAAAGTtgattttaaatttgtttttaatttttaagacagttcaaatgcaaatcaaaactagaataagattgccatgcataagataaaataGGAGAGGTAGAAGTggaagcaccccccccccccattctAGGCAAATCTGACCCACCCCCCTTTTTTTAAAGTTATTTAGGATTTCTGTTTTATCAATCAGGTATTTTGGTAAAGAATTGCAAAGTTGATGATTAATTTCCATTTTTAATACTGCAGGAATGAATATACTGCTAAATAGAACATAATTTTCATAGATAAATTTCCATCATAAATTTTAATAATTAACTGTCTCTTGAAATTTCAATACAAAATATTGACAATTTTGGGAATTGTCAATATTTTAAATTCACTTTCACAATTTTTAAGAACATGGCCAATCAAATTCTCCATATttaacgatgatttttatcgcattttgttccaagtggtacgtctgtttgtctgtggtaacttgATGCTCCTATGTTCCATATTACCACAAACAAATATTTTCATATTTGTTTTCGTTAAATTAACTACTGTGCGATATTCACGTTGAAAACAAACTTATGAATTGAAAATATTGTCCTCGTCTTTTAAATACAAGTAGGTTAATTTTAGTAAAATTATAAATTAGATGTGGTGTTTCTTTCCCTGATGGTAAATATGTATTGATAATATAAACAAGATTTTCGTGAACAAAAGAAGCATTTCAGTCCAGATGGGTTGATACAGTTTATGGATGGAACGATAATTTTCGgtcagtttttacccatttttaacataaaaataataaagtgtGTAAGATTTTTAAGGCTTAATTTGACAATTAACAGTTCCATTTTTGAAGCACTGTTTAAATTGTACGATTTTTTTGTATGTGCTCGCATAATCGATAAtcgtaattaacaaaaaaaataataattttaaaaaatccaatTTTCGGGCTTGTGTCAAAATGACgctcatccgcagctatccgcagctggattcgcgTTCCGCAGATAGTATAGACCCCAAACTAAACTGTGGAGGCGGTCCCTTGAGACTGCTTgaccctgcttgttagatatagaccaacttaggcaaaaaatgttgtttttctcaataattactcattttttactaatttcatttaaccatattacCCCAACAACACACCTATTTTAAAGTTCAATCAATAACATTTCCAACGGTGgattaaattctaaaattaaaccgtttttttcactgagaaaactgcatttgtttaaaatgcattttttctacaattttcactgtttttctaagtctgatatctgtggTGCAATGAGTTCCCATCACAGaaggctgaaattttgggaatctaggtttgaactatctggctcTCAAATGGTGTATAAGACATgtcattcaaagcaagtaaattttttgatttttggccaccactttccccatagtgccccggtcggtccaggatcttttcgtaaaggaaatttccttgacttccttgggcatagagtatcttcgtgcctgccacacgatatacgcatgcaaaatggtcattggcagaggaagctctcagttaataactgtggaagtgctcatagaacactaagctgagaagcaggctttgtcccaatgaggacgttacgccaagaagagagagagaggctctgtaagagagagacaaaatgtgttgccaaatgcgtaacatatctcccaacctttttgctcctagcatttaaagagcagttgaaaagcattctgtatgctcccaagtgaaaccacttcaagcagttgaaatgctaattaacagccgaaagcttttgagcagcacagcttatgctaactcaaggtagctatgcattcgaactgcttatgtagggcagcaagcagtttagatgcgtaatacgggctgatacacggcttattcaaatgcttagtggttacctgggtagttatATCAAGTCCATAACACAATTGGAAGACTGACGCATCTCCATCTTAAATCCactaaaaacaaaatccttaacgTTTACCAAGAAAGATGTCCAACTAAATCAACTAGTCCGagcagagacgttccatggtggaataaaactcttgagaatAAATATAAACTCGGAATATAAAgagaataaatataaataaaataaactcGGCGAATTGGAGACcatacagaaaggccctgacgtACTACAACAAAGAAATGAGGTTAGGCAAACGGAAATCGTGGAatctaatgtgtgaaagcatagaaAATACAgccgtagtggccagactccaaaaaactctttcaaaagaccactccaatggtgtgggtagccttcgaaagacggatggttcgctcactgtagtCTTCCAATTGTGCGATACATtgagcgaattgttaaagatccactttCCTGATTCCATCtctgagtcgagcatcggcgaccaagacaCTAGAATGTTCGTCTCAGATCCAaaagagatccaatcatgggtttcaGGATCTTAAAAGATGCAATAAAGGTTGCAAAAATCTTTCgctcgggccagggttgagagggctaTGAGATCTGTCGAGCCATTTAAgtcttcctgaatggaatattcccagcgtttATCCAAAAAAAAGAGAAAACACAAAAGAGAAAAACCACCCTTGGTAGAGATTTTAGGGCGATTCGGATTAAGGGGCATATACCTAAagattggcgtcaaatccggactgtcttcattccgaaggcagaAAAGGgagataaaaccaaccccaaagcattcaggccgacAAGTTTATCttctgtaatgctcaaaattattAAAAAGGTACTATGTGAGTACgtaaatcacaaatttatgaaagcaatgccatTGTCAAAATGTCGACataaattgctcttgtagcatttcttcaTATTGAGGGTCAccaatgttgaggagaaaattcgacccatgctcccatgcattgttacctggaTACATGCTATTCTAGCAGAGGTGTCCACAAGTCGggtgtccgcaaggcggagtgATTTCTCCTctgttgtggtcactggtggtgggGGTGAGCTTCCAGACAGCTTAGAAAGCggaggcttcgaagtggttggatatgctgatgacgttgtcacTATTGcacgaggcaaattcgaaagtgttatcgtggaaagaatgcaatctaCCTTTACCTTTTTTGATGTCAAAAGGAAtaactaggcataaatcctagAAAAACTTGCATTATTCCTCTCACCAAACAGAGGAAAGTCCAAGTaaaaccccttttcttgaatcaaaCACAATTAGTTTATTCAAGTGAAGTAAAATATCTAGATGTCACACTCGACGCGAAattgaattggaactctcatctccaatctgTTTTGCATAAAGGTCTCAATAAACTTTGGATTTGCTCAAAAACCCTAGGTAAAAGATGGAACCTAAAACCAAGAATGATGATGTGGATCAAACTTGGTCAAACCATTGtccgtcccaggactacttacgcttcccttgtctggtggcccaaaactaatgaggctgctgcaagggctaagtttaagtgtagaattagcatttaagttaagatacacgttaatataaacaaaaaaagggCTAAGTCCAAtaaaatccaacgcaccgcttgcatagccattactggtgcagttcgtagtacacaACTGACCCTAGAtgcaatgcttcacctgccccggatagatcaattcataaagctggaagcagAAAAAAGTTCTCTATAGTTAAAGAGAATAAAAACACTGCTGTCGAGAGACCTTAAGGATCATCTCAGCATACaaaatgaatttgccataaatcccgcaataggaattttGAGTGACTGGATGGACACGGtagtcaattttatgacttacGGTGTGCTCATTCCATCCCGCCAGGAGTGGAAAGAAGGTGGACCTAGCGCTCCAACAGGCTCTATACATTTCTTCACAGAtgattcgaaaatgaataatctgacaggctccggaatctatggccctagaacaaaaatctctttCCACTTGATAAGCTAGCCAGGAAtgaatctaatgaaaggttcattggccctgggGCCTTCTGCGCGATCTCaaactgctctgtaaaaatggaactgaacaaatatatggtcagtcaaatcacataaaactggaatgcacttcgcCATACGAGCCAAttcaaaaggctcgtaacgataaaatCCAAGAAAATCCAACAATTACTAGgtttcaacaaaagggatctcaacataataactggacactgcccctgcagataccatttacaaaagatcggagcaatccaaggTCAAATTGACGCTTCTGTGACGAGCAGaaagaaacatcagaacacatcctctgcttgGTTCAAAGTCCTTAGCAAGCCCTTCTCAGGGATCTCATCCCCCAAGAacgtggttggctttataaagcaagtctcgccagaatgggggaatcacatactgtaactcaggatctctattcatcaataataggtaGTCATGAGTTCAATCGATACCAGGGTATCTCAGTGACTTGcatacctcacagcaaaagggtatcacaatagttctaaaatctggacgcagtgatcttcacccgacaaacgagagagtgaCTATATagctccaggatttcctggatcGATTTCTCCGCATCATCAAGCTCTACGGAGTTCTACTGTAGGGTCTCGAATAGTTCCCATAATGTCTACAAGTGGGGAGTCACATCACGCTgacacccgtaacgtgggtagatcaccttagaatggtgcgttgcggtgtaagatctaccaaatcaaattttgatcttgatatttaccgtatttttaaatattccaagatcaaagtttgatgctcttttttttgtgttttgtagtatttgtgtttcaatatactgctaattaacattttatttcagcaggattcaggtaaatgtatcgtacgatataaataatattttaaaaatatgtaactgtggcgagcgtatcactaatatgtagcttatttgacgtacgatgttaatgttaatattattttatatttcagttcagattatcaaccgaagaatctggcaattcaaccaaatgccatcaagacgacgaggaatccaggatgaatcgggcagacaacggattcgaagaagactaacaatggtgtgcctgaacgttgaccaagcgtatcatctggagtttacccttccactaacaacacccaaattcccgtgacacctaggcctgagagatcgtagagttgtctacatttttcataggtgtccaaaactaaccatcctttcccattcctcagcagtcgcaaggacgtggccaggacagtgctcgaccattggaggattgcgtcagtcttgtctaagagtcagagattagtcccaaatctttgtgctttggttcggacgggaaggaggcaaccctcataacagcggtctaggactgtaccacctacgaatttgtgcgactcgcttaatgctaatgctaatgctaaagtgGGGAGTCACATCACGCTGATGTTGCTCTGGAACGAAGCTGGCAACAAGAAATAGATCCATTCGTCTGAAGACATCAATCGCATTTTGCAGTTTCGACTCCTTCAAGCGCTTTGGATCGGTCTTCGCGAATCATCTTATGAATGTCGTCGATCACTGCATGTTCCCTAGAACAGATTACGCCAATAACCGTTCATTTTCATCTTGACAAAATTACTGAACTTGCGTTCAAGGGAAGCATACCGTTCACAGTTTGTCACTGTGGATTTTTCCGCATTCTAAGAAGGCCACCAAGGACTGAAAGGTTTTAGTAATAAAAACAAATCTGACTCCTGGGTATTGtgtcaattttgaaatttttagatTGTATGCCAGAATTACTTTTTTGTAAAACCAAATAaactatttttttgcaatttggcactataaaattcattttatacttgccgttttagtATCCTAACGGCTTACTTTTCCGTATTAtacaaacaaatgcattatggttcataatgcatccCATTTGGGtatcattatgaatcataatgcatttgtttgattgacaacctggGTTACCACagtaagagcttgaaaaactgtgacggttatagcacggcttgcttgatttagATTTCGTGAtggagcacgtggtcgttccCGCTCAACCACCGAGAAGCACAATGATtctgatggaaatgatcatattctagtgaataattttgatcattgcaaaaaatgttgtatgcaactcgttgcaaaactcgatttttacagcactcttcgtatttatccaactcggcaagcctcgttggataaatgtacgactcgtgctgtaaaaatcatcattttgcaactcgttgcataaataactatttgtgAACCTTCACTAAAAGTTGGGCGCGtactgaaaaaaatcgatttcctGCCCATAACAATAAGAAAGAGTAACTGTAAACAAAAGCGTGCTAAACAAACAGCAAAAGTGCGCACTattttttattcaatattttcgcACAAATTGCAAATCGTTCTACTCACCGTATCACGTATCCCTGTGTTTCATTCTGTATGGTATATGACTTCGATCGTTTCCTGTTCGTCGCACTTGTCGTAGATTAAACACTAACTCATTGTAGTTCATATTAAATATTCCACACTCACACTGGAGGTACACTGTGTTGTACCTGTCAGCATTCCCGTAATGAGATTTCCGGAATGGTCGTATTCTCCTGATCGACTTAATGCATCCAACAATTTCCGTTTCATCAATGCACTTGAGCTGCCTTGCGTTGTACTTCATCCCAGTGTTCGATGAATACTGAATATATGTTTTCCTCACtctctttaaccctcgagcgatcgcgctgttgtattttgtacaacacgtt includes:
- the LOC109431116 gene encoding adenosylhomocysteinase-like 1 isoform X1: MRLSVSSYTESSSEEDDLSPRDKVQQNSKGFADFCVRNIKQHSFGRHEIEIAEQEMPGIMALRKQALEDKPLKGANIVGCTHINAQTAVLIETLINLGANVRWAACNIYSTQNEVAAALAESGVPIFAWRGEIEEDFWWCIDKCVHAENWQPNMILDDGGDATHLMLKKYPVMFKMIKGIVDESVTGVHRLYQLSKTGKLTVPAMNVKDAITKTKFDSLYSCKESVIDSLKRATDIMIGGKQVVLCGYGEVGKGCAQALKALGCIVYVTEIDPICALQACMDGFRVVKLNEVIRTVDVVITCTGNKNVVTREHMDKMKNGCIVCNMGHSNTEIDVNSLRTSELQWEKMRSQVDHIIWPGPDGKRIILLAEGRLVNLSCSSVSSFVASITAATQALALIELFNAPPGRYKADVYLLPKKMDEYVASLHLPTLDAHLTELTDDQARYMGLNKAGPFKPNYYRY
- the LOC109431116 gene encoding adenosylhomocysteinase-like 1 isoform X2, with amino-acid sequence MSMSSYTESSSEEDDLSPRDKVQQNSKGFADFCVRNIKQHSFGRHEIEIAEQEMPGIMALRKQALEDKPLKGANIVGCTHINAQTAVLIETLINLGANVRWAACNIYSTQNEVAAALAESGVPIFAWRGEIEEDFWWCIDKCVHAENWQPNMILDDGGDATHLMLKKYPVMFKMIKGIVDESVTGVHRLYQLSKTGKLTVPAMNVKDAITKTKFDSLYSCKESVIDSLKRATDIMIGGKQVVLCGYGEVGKGCAQALKALGCIVYVTEIDPICALQACMDGFRVVKLNEVIRTVDVVITCTGNKNVVTREHMDKMKNGCIVCNMGHSNTEIDVNSLRTSELQWEKMRSQVDHIIWPGPDGKRIILLAEGRLVNLSCSSVSSFVASITAATQALALIELFNAPPGRYKADVYLLPKKMDEYVASLHLPTLDAHLTELTDDQARYMGLNKAGPFKPNYYRY